The following are encoded together in the Sediminitomix flava genome:
- a CDS encoding Hsp20/alpha crystallin family protein, translating into MYTLNANFPQFVNEVLATEKRVLNARPAVNIRENDTAFFLELAAPGLLKEDFDIQSENGVLSISVDKKQEEEVKYFKQEFEFNTFKRSFKLPNNVDLVKIQASYKDGILVVNLPKREELKAKKVEVLVG; encoded by the coding sequence ATGTATACTTTAAATGCCAATTTCCCTCAGTTTGTAAACGAAGTTTTAGCAACAGAAAAAAGAGTTTTAAATGCTAGACCAGCAGTAAATATTCGTGAAAATGATACTGCATTTTTCTTAGAACTAGCGGCTCCTGGTTTACTAAAAGAAGATTTTGATATTCAATCTGAGAATGGAGTTTTATCAATTTCAGTTGACAAAAAGCAAGAAGAAGAAGTAAAATACTTCAAGCAAGAATTTGAATTCAATACTTTCAAAAGATCATTTAAACTTCCTAATAATGTAGATCTAGTAAAGATTCAGGCTTCTTATAAAGATGGTATCCTCGTGGTAAATTTGCCAAAGCGTGAAGAACTAAAAGCGAAAAAAGTAGAAGTATTAGTCGGATAA